The genomic region AGCGGTGAAAGAACTTCCGACCGGGCGCGAAAATTTTAAACCAAGAGCAATTAGAATGAAATTGTGGGCTGTAACGCTGCAGCAGCAAGGTGTGCGTCTTGACGATTATGTAAACATAGATAATCGTTTGAACAAAGTCACTCGTTGGAATAATTTGTGGTCTGGTAACGAGCCACAAGAATTTTCTGATGAAGAGATGGGAGTTTTGGGTGAAATTGTTGATGATGGGTATAGCGTACTTGAAAAATACCAAGCTGTGGCCTCATCAGGAAGGTCGATGGAGTTCGCATCCAATGTGGAACCTATCGATCCTGATACCCAAGAAGAAATACCATGGACTTCTTATAAGGGCAATGAAGGTTTAACAGGCTATACTGGGGCAAATGGCCCTACCAAAGGGGTGAAGGCTTGGACCTTTCCAGTTGGACTGGCATGGGAATCAAAACCGGCCATTCAAGGTGATCGTGTTTATTTATCCTCTCCTGGGGTACGTACCACTATGTACTGTTTAGATTTAAATACAGGCAATGAAATATGGAGTACCAGTCAAACCATTGAAATAATGGGGGACCAATTGTATCATGCGCCAAACAATCAATCGAGCCCGGTGGTCCTTAAAGATCATATATTATTTAGGGAACTGGGGGCTAGAGGAAATAAGGGACCAACCAAAGATGTAGTTTTTGTTAACAAGAAAACTGGTGAAATTGAAAGGGAATTGGAAGTTGGGCACGTAGATTATAGGGCGGGCCACGCCGCTTTTGATGCGAATGAAGAAGTAGTGGTTTTTCCTTTTGGTGTTCAGGATATACATACCACACCACCATTAACGCAAGCCCATGATCGCGTAATTGGCAAAAATTTAAAAACCGGAGAAAAATTGTTTGAATTTTATACTGGATACACTTTTGCTGAACCCTTGCTTGATAATAGTAGTAGTGTTTACCAAGGCACTATGGAAGGCTATATGTATTCTTGGAAAGCAAATAAAAGGTTGCCGAACCGTCCCAAGCCAGACTGGGAATTTAGGGCGGGGGGCGCCATCAATGATAAAGCTGTAATTTATGGTGATTATGTAATGTTTGGAGCCAATGATGGCGTGTTCTATTGCCTAAATAAAAACAATGGTAAGCTACAATGGAAATATGCCACGGATAATTTAGAAAAGAAATCTTTTCGCTATTTCTCCGCTCCCTTTGCAAAGGATGGGAAAGTAGCCGTCGGCGCTGCCAATAAGAAATTTTATGTGTTTGACGTGACTTCTGGAAAGTTAATTTTGGAGAGTCTTGCAGATGATTGGATACGTGCCGCACCTGTTTTTAATGAAGATGGGTATTTCTTTGCAACCATGAAGGGGACACTTTATGGGGTGCAGAAAGGTAGAAAAGGGGCAAAGACAATTTTTAAGAAAACCATTAGTCATCACCCCATTATTGCAGATTTAGCAATTAAAGATCAAAAATTAGTAATGAATGATTCTGATCTATACGCGCATTGTATAGATACCAAAGGCAGAACCATTTGGAAAAAAAGTCTTATCGAAAGCTTTGAGAAAGATGGAAATAGAATATTGTCCGATCAAATAGCTGGAGGTGCTTATTATCAATCCAAGCCCATAGCTGCTGACGGAATGGTCTTTTTTGGAAGTCCTATTCGTTTTGTTTATGCCGTAGACGCGCAGACAGGAAAAGAGATATGGAAACATGAAATAGGTGCCTCTATTTCAGGAGCCCCAACGTATTACGATGGTAAAATATACGTAGGACAACAGGGAGGTGAAGATGATTTTTATTGCTTGGATGCCAAAACAGGGGAGTTAGTTTGGAAACAAAATGTAGATTGGGTATGGGGGTCTGCCACTTGTTCGGATGGGATGGTATACATACCTGGTATTGATGGTTACGCATGGGCTTTGGATGCAGAAACTGGACAGATGATTTGGAAAAAACCATTTTCAAGATCAGTTTGTAGCGAGCCTGCGGTCGAAGGTAATACGGTAGTTTTTGGAAGTTGGGACGATTATCTTAAAGCTTTCAATAAAAAAACAGGGGAATTGCTTTGGCAATATAATGGTGCTGGAACAGATTCTGGAGTTGCCATTGTGGATAAAGGTAAAGTATATGTGAAAAACAAATGTATAGATTTGGAAACCGGAAAGCTGCTGTGGGAATTCATAGACGGGAAAAACATTTTTAATATTACCCCTGCAGTACATAATGGAAAAGTTTACATGTCTTGTTGGCATGGTTTGGGAATGGGCGGAATAACTGTGGAAGCAGTTCTCTATTGTATTGATGCCGAGACAGGGGAGCTGATATGGACGCAACTAGGGGCAGGTCTTAGCAGTCCCGTTATTGGAGGTGAAGGGAATGTGTATTTTCCAAGTATCGCCGATCCTTATTTTTACAGTGTTGATTCAGAAGGAAATGGAGATGGTACCACAACGGTTAACTTTATGTACCAAATGGGAAATAAAGTCGAAGAAAGTACACCGGCCTTATATAAAGGGAAAGCTTACATAATGTCCTCAGATGGATACATACATGCCATTAAATAATTGAGATGAAGCAATTATTACCCATATTTATAGTTCTGTTTAGTGTTCAAACACACTGCCAAGAGCCCAATATTCTGCGATATCCTAGTGGTGACAATGAGATTGATAGTTTGCGAATAGCTATAAATCGAATGCCCACGGATAGAACGAATTATAATACCAGAATATTGATGATGAAACTATGGGCTGTAACTTTACAACAACAAGGGGTGAATCTGGGCAAGGCATACATGGAGGTGGATCAACACCTTAATCGTTTTTCAAAATGGAATCCTGTCTTTAAAGGTGGGGAAGAGCAAATATATACCGATGCCGATATCAAGGAGTTTGCAAAAGTAGTAAAGAATGGATATGCGGAGCTTGACCGACTTCAGGAAAGATTACATCAAAATGATGAATTAGCAGGATTTGAACATAAATTGATTATAGAAAATGAAAATTCAGAAAAGGCAGAGAAAAATAACATAGATTGGTCCAATTACAGGGGTAATGCCCAGCGTACGGGATTTACTGGTGCGGATGGACCCATACATGGAGTGACAGCTTGGAAGTTCCCCGTTGGACTTCGGTGGGAATCCAAGCCTGTTGTAGTTGAAAATAATGTATACCTAACATCGCCCGGAATGCGTAATATTCTTTGGACATTGGATTTAGAAACGGGCAAGGTCAAAAATCTATCTACCCACATTCCCAAAATGAAAGGAGACCAACTCTATAGCACCCCCGCTATGGCCTCTACACCAGTTGTTTTAAATGACTACGTTTTGCTACGTGAAATGGGGAGTAGGGGAAATAAGGGAATTTCAAAGCACATTGTATTTATAAACCGCAAAACCGGAAAAGTTGACCGCAAGATGGAGGCAGGGCATGTAGATTATCGAGCTGGCTTTGTTTCTTTGGAGGCCAATGAAAAATATACGGTATATTCCTTTGCGGTACATGATATTGAAGAGCGGCCACCATTGTGTTCTCCGATGACAAGGATAATCGCCAAGGATACCAAAACTGGAAATCGCTTGTGGGATTTTAATATTGGACCACATTATGCTGCACCATTATTGGATGATTCTTTCGTGTATGTGGGTACGGGTACAGGGGATGTTTTTTGCTTGGACGTTAGTGGTAAATATGGTCCTGCCTCCGCTAAACGAATTAAATGGCAATTTCAAGCAGAAGGTTCAGTAAATAGAAAAACAGTAATCTCCAATGGTTGCCTCTATTTTGGGGACAATGCAGGTAATATTTATTGCTTGGATAAAAATAGTGGTGATTTGAAATGGAAATACAAGTCAAAGGAAATAGAGGAAAATGCATTTCGTCAATTTACCACGCCGACAATCCAAAACGGTTTATTGTTCATCGGAGCTGCTTTTAAGAAAATGTTGATTTTGGATGCTAAATCTGGCGATTTTGTGGATGAATATCCTACTTCAGATTGGGTGAAATCGAGACCTGTAGCTTTTAACAACGACGTATATATTTCTTCAATGAACGGTGAAGTCTCCAAATTAACAATGAAGGGCCGTTCATTCTCAGAAGTGTGGAAGGTAAAGGCCACAAATCATTTCGTTTATGGAGAACTCACATTTGCTAAAGGAAAATTACTTTTTACCGATTCAGACCTCTTTGCTTACGCTTTGGATGCAAAGACAGGAACTGAGTTGTGGAAACATAGTATCATAAAAAGCTTTCAAAAGGAAGATGGTTATCGTATTTTGACCGACCAAATAGCTGGAGGGGCTTATTACGAATCCAAACCGACTGCCATTGATGGCACAGTTCTTATTGGCACACCGTCCGGGTTTGTTTATGCCATAGATGCGGTGACAGGAAAGGAAAAATGGAAATTTGAAGTCGGCGGAGCTGTGTCGGGAGCACCCATAGTCGATCAAGGGAAAGTCTATATTGGTACAGAAGGAGCAGAAGAAGACTTCTATTGCTTAGACCTTAAAACAGGAAACGTCATTTGGAAACAACTTGTAAGTTGGGTATGGGGATCTGCAAATGTAAGTGAAGGCCTCGTGTACGTACCAGGGGTTGACGGTTACGTAAATTGTTTGGACGGTGACACAGGTGCCATCATTTGGCGCTACCGAACAGAGCGTTCCACTTGTACTGAGCCGCTAATTATTGAAGATTATGTGTATTTTGGAAGTTGGGACCACTACCTCTATAAATTTCATAAGAAAACTGGAGAGTTTATATGGAAATATCAATTGAGTGGGGGATCGGATTCTGGAGCTCCTATTAGTGGGGAGGGAAAGATCTTTTTACCTGTTGGAGGTGGAGTTTTCCGTTGTTTGGATCCTACAACGAAGAAGGTATTGTGGACACCAGACCTGAAAGGAAAAATGTATAATGTAACGCCCGGCTACCATGACGGAAAAGTATATTTGTCCTGTCTTAATGGAAGAGGGATAGGGGGCATTCCTATAGGAGCTGAAGTTTTCTCTGTAGATGCCAAAAATGGTATGCTTAATTGGACAT from Galbibacter sp. BG1 harbors:
- a CDS encoding PQQ-binding-like beta-propeller repeat protein codes for the protein MKQLLPIFIVLFSVQTHCQEPNILRYPSGDNEIDSLRIAINRMPTDRTNYNTRILMMKLWAVTLQQQGVNLGKAYMEVDQHLNRFSKWNPVFKGGEEQIYTDADIKEFAKVVKNGYAELDRLQERLHQNDELAGFEHKLIIENENSEKAEKNNIDWSNYRGNAQRTGFTGADGPIHGVTAWKFPVGLRWESKPVVVENNVYLTSPGMRNILWTLDLETGKVKNLSTHIPKMKGDQLYSTPAMASTPVVLNDYVLLREMGSRGNKGISKHIVFINRKTGKVDRKMEAGHVDYRAGFVSLEANEKYTVYSFAVHDIEERPPLCSPMTRIIAKDTKTGNRLWDFNIGPHYAAPLLDDSFVYVGTGTGDVFCLDVSGKYGPASAKRIKWQFQAEGSVNRKTVISNGCLYFGDNAGNIYCLDKNSGDLKWKYKSKEIEENAFRQFTTPTIQNGLLFIGAAFKKMLILDAKSGDFVDEYPTSDWVKSRPVAFNNDVYISSMNGEVSKLTMKGRSFSEVWKVKATNHFVYGELTFAKGKLLFTDSDLFAYALDAKTGTELWKHSIIKSFQKEDGYRILTDQIAGGAYYESKPTAIDGTVLIGTPSGFVYAIDAVTGKEKWKFEVGGAVSGAPIVDQGKVYIGTEGAEEDFYCLDLKTGNVIWKQLVSWVWGSANVSEGLVYVPGVDGYVNCLDGDTGAIIWRYRTERSTCTEPLIIEDYVYFGSWDHYLYKFHKKTGEFIWKYQLSGGSDSGAPISGEGKIFLPVGGGVFRCLDPTTKKVLWTPDLKGKMYNVTPGYHDGKVYLSCLNGRGIGGIPIGAEVFSVDAKNGMLNWTFNGGGGLTGPVIGANNRIYFASTVSPYVYCVDEKGNGDGTTGLYWKVRMDNKTEESVPALYNGMLYVLNSGGYLTAIK
- a CDS encoding PQQ-binding-like beta-propeller repeat protein; its protein translation is MRKIVYFILITLVGSLHAQSIENPSGNKELDSIRQAVKELPTGRENFKPRAIRMKLWAVTLQQQGVRLDDYVNIDNRLNKVTRWNNLWSGNEPQEFSDEEMGVLGEIVDDGYSVLEKYQAVASSGRSMEFASNVEPIDPDTQEEIPWTSYKGNEGLTGYTGANGPTKGVKAWTFPVGLAWESKPAIQGDRVYLSSPGVRTTMYCLDLNTGNEIWSTSQTIEIMGDQLYHAPNNQSSPVVLKDHILFRELGARGNKGPTKDVVFVNKKTGEIERELEVGHVDYRAGHAAFDANEEVVVFPFGVQDIHTTPPLTQAHDRVIGKNLKTGEKLFEFYTGYTFAEPLLDNSSSVYQGTMEGYMYSWKANKRLPNRPKPDWEFRAGGAINDKAVIYGDYVMFGANDGVFYCLNKNNGKLQWKYATDNLEKKSFRYFSAPFAKDGKVAVGAANKKFYVFDVTSGKLILESLADDWIRAAPVFNEDGYFFATMKGTLYGVQKGRKGAKTIFKKTISHHPIIADLAIKDQKLVMNDSDLYAHCIDTKGRTIWKKSLIESFEKDGNRILSDQIAGGAYYQSKPIAADGMVFFGSPIRFVYAVDAQTGKEIWKHEIGASISGAPTYYDGKIYVGQQGGEDDFYCLDAKTGELVWKQNVDWVWGSATCSDGMVYIPGIDGYAWALDAETGQMIWKKPFSRSVCSEPAVEGNTVVFGSWDDYLKAFNKKTGELLWQYNGAGTDSGVAIVDKGKVYVKNKCIDLETGKLLWEFIDGKNIFNITPAVHNGKVYMSCWHGLGMGGITVEAVLYCIDAETGELIWTQLGAGLSSPVIGGEGNVYFPSIADPYFYSVDSEGNGDGTTTVNFMYQMGNKVEESTPALYKGKAYIMSSDGYIHAIK